From the Chloroflexota bacterium genome, the window CCGCCCCGACCGCAACCCCCGCACCGGCCGCAACCACGGCGCCGTCCGCGCGAACGGTAACGCTCCAGTTCTGGACCGTGCTGCCGGCCGGCAGCACCACCGACAAGGAGCTCGACGCGCTGCTGCGCGCCTTCCAACTCGACTATCCGGATATCCGCATCGTCGTTTCCAGCCAACCGACGGCGACCGAGTTGTACCGCCGCGTGGTCGCCTCGGTGGCAGCGGGCACCCTGCCCGACCTGGTGGCCGGCGGCGACGCCGACATCGCGCAATACGCGCGCATCAAGGCGCTCGCGCCGCTCGACGACTTCATCGGCGGCGCTAATGGACTCAGCACCGCCGAGTTGGCCGATATACTGCCCGCGCTGCAGGAGACGCTGAAGCCGGGCGATCCGGACAACAAAGTATATTCGCTGCCGTTTGCGCGCGGCGTGGTGGGGCTCTACTACAACTGGAGCGCGATGAAGGCGATCGGCATCACCAACACGCCGCGCACCTGGGACGAGTTCCGCTTGCACGCCCGCACGCTGACCAGGAGCCCGGTGCGCGGCTTCGCGTACCGCTCGGAAGCGACGGTGTTCGAAGCGATGCTGCTCAGTCGTGGCGGCTCGTTCTACGACGCCAAATTGTCCAAGGCGACGTTCAACGCACCGGCCGGGGTCGATGCGCTCGCCTATCTGGGCGACGGCGTCAAGGAAGGCTGGATTTATCGCGCCGCCACGCCGGCCGACCTGAACGACTTCGCCGCCGGGCGCGCGATGTTTACCATCGCCTCGACCACACTGATTCCCGCATACCAGCAGGCGATCGACGCCGCGGCGGCCAAAGGCGGCAAGACGTTCGAATGGGGCGTCGCTGCCCTGCCGCAGGCCGAGGGCAAGAAGCCGACCTTGATACTCGACGGCAGCAACATCGCCATGATGCGCGGGACGCCTG encodes:
- a CDS encoding ABC transporter substrate-binding protein, with translation MIGLAVVVLAACAPATPSSTPAPTATPAPAATTAPSARTVTLQFWTVLPAGSTTDKELDALLRAFQLDYPDIRIVVSSQPTATELYRRVVASVAAGTLPDLVAGGDADIAQYARIKALAPLDDFIGGANGLSTAELADILPALQETLKPGDPDNKVYSLPFARGVVGLYYNWSAMKAIGITNTPRTWDEFRLHARTLTRSPVRGFAYRSEATVFEAMLLSRGGSFYDAKLSKATFNAPAGVDALAYLGDGVKEGWIYRAATPADLNDFAAGRAMFTIASTTLIPAYQQAIDAAAAKGGKTFEWGVAALPQAEGKKPTLILDGSNIAMMRGTPDKMQAAWTFMRWLMSPKAAAAWTQASGALPARAAARDLLKDYFVKVPAQKQALDELSPVAHPGPVVRASAEVRQLAEGAIAAFESGKTAPNVALDDAAAKATVLLNAK